ATATGTTTTCTAAAGAAGATACTATGATCAGAAGATACGCATGCAGGCACGTCTAAccgcacaagatgatgacatgtggtgtCTGATACAACACAATATATGAACGTGATAAGCTAGAAATCTAGACTATTTAGACTGCTACCTTTGAGAACATGGCTAAGCATAGATGTATGGGCCATGTTAAACCGGAGAATTCTAAATCTAGCCTATCATGGCTAAAATGCAAGCAAGTTCAAGTTTGTCATGTGACCATACCAGCTCTAATTTGTCTCGCGGAAAGCCAAGTCCATGTAGACATTATTCAATGAAGGGAAAACCTAACCAGTACTATAATGGCAAGTCAGTTCAAAGGAGATACATAATGAATGAGAAGAATGAAAGGATTAAACGTCATTCGGTGAGAGAGAGAACATATCACACAACTTCACATGTTTATGCACAGGCACATACTCTTTTGGATACACACACTAGTAGGACAGTTAGGTTAATTCAAGTGTGTCTACCGAAAGGGTTCATCCATTTAGAACCAAACTAGATTTGGGTACCAAGTGTCTCATTTCATTGTTGAAAATGTCAAAGAGAAAGCTTGTcaaggaatcaatctggtatcTGAAAGCGGTTGTTCCAGATACATGAAAGGAAATGTCAAGTTGCTATCTGAGGTGATTTACTGCAAAGGACTAATAATTACTTTTCTAGATGATTCTAAGGATAAGGTTGTAGGTAAGTATAAAATTATCCATGGAAAGGTTAATATTAAAGATGTATTATATGATAATggatattttgttgaattccACAATAACACACGCACTGTCAAATTTGCTAATGGAGATATCATGCTAACCAGACTAAGAGAACCAAACACCTATAAATTTAGCTGGAATGATGATCAATTTTTTGCTCctatttgttttcttgttgtgCATCGTAATAAAAATTTGTTGTGACATAAGAGAATAAATCAATTGAAATTCAAGACTATTGCCAGTCTGAGTAAGTaagatttgttttgtttttttttttttttgttgagaaaatcaatttttccaaaaataagatTTGCACCACATGCCCTCTTGTTAAGCAAGTGagatctatttttaaaaataaaagttataactCTTCAACCAAATGCTTGTATTTACTGCATATATATCTCTTTAGTCCTATACCAGTGaagagcttagggggaatgagatATACTTTTGAATTGTGGATGATTATTTCAtgtttacttgggttatcttaTTACCTTTAAAAGATCATACTAGTGTCCAGTTGATCAAAGTTTTAAAGcattttcaaaatgaaaaatcccTCGTGATAGATAGGATAAAAAGTGACATGTGCACTGAATTTACAAACAAAACCTACAAACAAAACCATCTCATCTTATCTAAATGATCAATGAAATAAACACGAGTTCTCTGCTTCTAGGTCCCCGCAACAAAATGTTGTTGCTGAAACAAGGCACCGCACCTTGAAAGAAGAAACGGGAACTATGATAGCTGATTCTAGGATATCTAGGAGATTTTGGTAAGAAATAGTTAATACAACTTGCTACACTAAGAACAGATCGATGGAATATAAAAAGCATAATAAGACTCCATATGATATCTGGAATGGTAGTACACCTGATATATcttacttcaaaatatttggatgtaAGTGTTTCATCGTAATAATGGAAAAAACTTATATAACcgattttgatgctaaatctgatGTTGATGTGTTCTTAGGATATTCATATGTTAGCGAAGCATATATGGTTTATAATTATAAAACCCTAACCATTGAATAATCTGTGTGATGAATCATCTATGTGTCGAAGTTACGAGAAAAATAATGTGCACGATTTAAGTTACAGATTAGATGCTTCCAATCTTGACTCTAATAACGATGATGAGATATATCTAAAAAGAATAGTTGGAGTTGTTCCTGAGATAAGTCCACTCAGACATGAGGAAACTGCATCAAATAAAGCCGCAAATGAAGTTGAGTCAGTGAATGATTTCCAACCAAATATACCTCAAGAGGAAGGTGTTTCAATTACCCAGAAGATCAATCAGCCCAAAATCAAGATCCAAATCCCTATGGACCAAGCCTCTGGTGAATAAAATCATCCACTTGTGCTAGGGATCGGTAATCCAATCACAATTCTTCGAACTAGAGAATAAATATAGATGAATTCATGCATATTGCATTCATATCACAATTTTAACCCAAGAAAATAGATGAGCTTTAGAACAGTACTCAAGCTGGATAGATGCTATGCAATAACTTAATCAGTTTGAGAGAAACAAAGTTTGGCACATAGTTCTCAGAccttataaataatatattataagaaCTAGATGAGTGTTAAGAAacaatttacataaaaattgtTATCATAAGAATAAGGCTAAACTCGTTGCTCAAAGATATAGACATGAAGAGGGTATATATTTCGATGAATCATTTTCTCATGTAGCTCGACTTGAGGCCATAAAACTTTTCCTTGAATTTTTTGCTTTCAAAGACTtcgaaatttataaaatgaattttaaatctgcTTTCCTTAGTTTTTTATTAAGTGAATCATTGTATGTCGAACAATCACCTGACTTTGTGtgtataaatttgataaaacaTTGTATCGATTAAAACAAACTACTCGAGCTTGGTATGATGAACTGTCTAAGTTAttgtttgatgatgattgtgatTTGAACTGTggataaaatcctatttaagtTTACTAAGGGTGATCATTCTTTACTAGTCcaaatttatgttaatgatattATATTCGGTTCAACTAATCCAAAACTTTATGAGAAATTCTCTAAGATAATGCATGATAATTTTGAGATGAGCATGATGGATTAATTAACCTTCTTTCTCGATTTAAAAGTCAAGCATCTAGACAATGACATCTTCATTAATCAAGCTAAATACACCAAAgagttaataaataaattttacatgGAGAATTGTGCCATTGCTACCACCTCTATGAGTTCATCAATCAAGCTAGAAAAATATAAATGGGGGATTTAAGTTGATGTAACCATCTACAGAGGCTTGATTGGACTACTACTATATCAAACTTCTAGCCGGCCAAACATTATGGTTGcagtttatttatatataggATTTCATGTTAATCTTAAGCAATCACATTACAGTGCAGCTATACCTCAAGGTTTTGGGGAAGTTTTCAGAAAGCGTTGGGAATGACATTGAGTCTAAGTACTGCCTATCATCTAGGGACTGGTGGTAAGTCTGATAGGACTATTCCTAAATTCGAGGACATGCTACGTGCTTGTACTATGGATTTTGGACCGGCATAACATGATCATCTTTCGCTTGTGGAGTTTACGTATAACAATAACAATAGCTACCATAGCATCATCCGTATGGCTCCGTTCAAAACATTGTATGGTAGACATTTTCGTACTCCATTGTTTTGAGACAAAGGAGGAGAACGACAAGTGCGGGGCTGAATTTGTAAGACAAGGGATTGAACAAGTGGAACtgatcaataaaataattaaaactacaCAAGATCGTCAGGACCGTTATGCGAACACCAAGCGTAGACCCTTACAGTTTCAGCCAAGGGAAAAATTATTCCTTATATTTTCACCATTCTGCAAGGTTATGAGATTTGGATTTAAGAGAAAATTATCCTCAAGATTCATCGAACTTTTAGAGATCTTGaaatgtgttggaaatttggtGTATCGATTGATTTTACCACCTTATCTGTCCAACATTCACAATGTCTTTCATGTCATTGCTACGAAGGTATGTAACAGATGAATCACACtgattttgaggacgaaatctttGTGAGGAGGAGATGATGTGATTTGTCCAAATCCTTATTTGAATGAAGTTCTTCTTAAGAAatgattaaagagttgttaattaatcattattaaAGAATTGATTAATTGAGGATCAACATGTTGAAATCCACCAAAGTTAGGATGGACCACCGAATATGCTTCTGATGACCTTATCCCGAGAAATCCAAATAGATGAATGAGATTATGACATGTGACAGATAATATTGAGTCTAAATCTTCTAAGCTACTCCGGATGCAGACTATAAATAGAATctgatttcatttgtttcctacaccgcctTCCCTCAGCTTCTTTCTCTCGAGTTATAGCCATATACTTTAAGTTTTTATCCAGTTTCTGTGGCAATTTAGTGTCGGGAACCTTCGGAGCTAGTGTCAACGCGAGAAGGGGTGGTGAACAGGACACACATTTCAAGACGTCATCAACGGACTAACGAATGACACATGTATAATGATAAAGCATGAAATAGTGATTTAAGGGTCATTAggaaaaaatttgaaacatgtTTAGTGATTCTGGATCTGACATAATAGTGATTTCAGTATGTTGATATTGTTTAGGTTCAGACGAGTGGACTTTCTGTCAAATTGTTTTACTGAGGTATGTGATGTACTGGCTGATATATCCAAGCAAAGTATGCACACTTATATGATGTATAAATATCTTTTGCATAATACTTTTTTCACTACTTtgacatattatgcatgacatataaCGTTGGGCccgatatcttttgagatatatagCCTTGTTATATATTGTTAATGGTTGGGTGTCGAGAGCTACATTGTCCAACAGGACCCGCGGGTTCTTATGACCCTAGAGATTGTAGGTCAActtcttgatgatgagtgtgagaGTCAAAATATGTCTATGGCATATCAGAGACTAAACACTAAATCACCTCTAAACTGAGTATGAGATTCTTGATTTGATcattgatatccgagcatattgtttttcatatgcatcatatTACTTTGTATACTCGTATATTCTCGTATTGAGCGATtttcgctcacgtccttgttttcatcttggacaCCTCATTCCACAGGgaaggtcttaggttggacatTTTAGATGGCCAGGGTAGTGGCTAGAGCTgctgggttttcggtggtgatccagtggagatTTTTTTTCTGTTTATCTTATTCTCGTGCATGATTATAAATTCGACATGATTGTAATAACATTTAAGACTAGTATTATTGTTCTGTTTTTTCTTTGGTTGTAAgatgataaaattatttagttttagatgtttaattgttgttatcgAGTTTAATTATACATGCTTATTAGTTTATTTAGTATTGTCTCGAGTAAGGGCGCTACTTGTAATAGGCTTACTTTCTCAGAACTTGTAAAAAATGTAGTTCTATTCACTCAATGAAATACATTATTTCTTTCAACTTATTTTGACCTTCTCATTTGCATATATTGTACTTAGTCTAGCAGCTTAGTTTTTTCATTACAAAAAAGGAGAATTCGTTAGATTTAAAATATCCAATGTTTTTGGTTATAAAAAACGGTTTGGATTTGTTTCAAGGTCTATCTGCTATTTGCATGTACTTTCAATATTCCATTTGGAATGGAGAGAATTTGAGATGGACTGCACTCTTGCTGCTTTTTACGAGTAAAGTTGCATCAAAACTAACTGCTCTCCAACCGGACATCATCAACAGCTCAAACCGCAGACTGATCCTAGTTGGTCACATCTATCAGCTAAAATACATTGACATGTCATGAATAATATCCTACCAACTCCCGATTGacatgaatattttaaaatgtgtcaAGAGTCAATCAACTTTTTGGACGCCAAAGccgtaaaaaaacaaaaaaacattaaattaaCATTAAATGCAGTGTACTATGATGAGGAGTTGAAAAAGTAATCCTGTCGGATATTAGTACAAATTATCATTGTAAAGTTTTCGACCTTGAGAGATGGTTGAATATAAATATACAGAttcaagattaaaaaaaatagataaaactGAAGATTTTACAGTATgtaaaatacaaaatttcaaGCACTCTTATTCTTTCAAATATCAAACTGCTATCTAGAACATGCTTACCTTTCATATTAGATCATCAAAGATCAAACTGTGTTAGTTCACCAAATCTAGCAATTCACTTTGTTGAAGAATTGTGTTGTATCTATCTGAACCAAAGGCACCAAAGACAGCTAGACTTAATTATAGTGTTGATTGAGTTGTATGTCATTAAGAGCTTCCATTTAGGCAATAACAAGTCCTAGTCAAAGTCGATTTGTACAAAGATTGcataaaactaagagtttccaTCAAGGCagtaataattcatttttaaaataaatgaatgaatgaataatAAGGTTTATGATGAATGTGAGTGTTTATTAAAAGATGTTAATATAGTAAGTATATGACACCTACGTTTTTTTGAGGAGGTGGAAAGTGAATTACTATGCACCAACTTGGGTGctcttataaattaataatcccATTTGACAATCTTTGAATGCTCAAAATTACCCGTTGTGGACTAAATTATTTCACAGCTCTCATCCAAGAAACCGAAAGAGAAAGCCAGACAACAAAAACGAAAGATAATAATCACAACTTGAACGAGAGAGACAAGTTTCGGGGTGCTAAAGCTGATTAATGGCTGGTCTGCAGAGATCTGAAGTATCCTTCAGGAGGCAAGGCTCTTCTGGATTGGTCTGGGACGACAAAATTATCTCCGGCGAATTGAGTCAGCTCGTCAACGCTAAAAAGGAAACCGACGGAAAACAAAATCGACAAGAGAACAAGGAAGAAGCATCTGCGGAGGTAGCAGTCGTCGCCGAGAATCCCGGCCGAGTTCCAGAATTGAAGATCGAGAGGAGCCGATCCAACGGTGGAGGTCGAGGATTCAGAACCGGAAAGGTGTCGCCAGCGGTCGAGCCACCGTCTCCTAAGGTTTCAGCTTGTGGGTTTTGCAGTGCTTTTGGGAAAAATGATAAGACACGCCGCCGACCGTCGAAGCCCGGTAAGCGCGTGACGTGAGACGCGTATAGTGGCCGTGGGATATGGCGTGGGAAGGCGTAAAATTGAGGTGGgagaatatttttgaaacttgaaaattttaatgtcttttttttttctttgttacattttaattaaatatgtgtAATATTTGTTTTATGGACTCAATTATAGCTTTAATCTTGTTTTAATGTTTAATTCGTGAAAAACAATTGTTGCTATtttgtaatataataatatttaataaaaaagtaggtctcttgtgagacgatctaacgaatctttatctgtgagacggtcaaTTATTcggatattcacaataaaaagtagtacttttagcataaaaagtaatattttttcatggatgatccaaataagagattcgtctcactaAATACAACgcgtgagaacgtctcacacaagtttttgcctaataaaaatatattgcgTGATTGACATCTTTCCTTGGTTAATTAAGGTTCTCTTCTGCAATTATTGTTACAATTCtttaattatgattatgatctttttttaacaattttttttttgcttcatTTAACAGTGAAATCGTAGGACACTGTTTGGTGCAAAACAGGGAATTCTAgactttattcttttatttttccattttaACAATTGTAAAAAATGGTGCATTTAATGACCTTTTTTTAACCTTACCGATCTTGAAGAGGtgcaattaaatattttttttgacagaaaaatttgtaattttattcaaAACGGAGTAAGATCCTCGATTACAAGCTTTACTAACCAAACAAGAAACTCTCCACAAACCCACACGAAAGGTGAGGGAGAGGAAATAGCAAAAGAGGCTAACGAGTGCGCAACATCATTTGCGGTGCACAAGACATGTTCTAATTTTAAATGGACATGAGTTGCCAATAAATTCCTAATCTTTGTTGCAAAGGCCCCAGTATATCCAAAGTTTGGACTAATGACTGCTTGCACTGCCATCAGATAATCCGATGTAATCTGGTTTATCTTTAAATGTTGAGTCCGAGTCATTTGAAAACCTTCACATCAAATCTTTATCTAGTAGACGCATAACCCTATCTAGCTCAAATTCGTATCACTCTATGAGCATAATTAGTAGTTTTTCTTCAACGATCTTTTATGTATTAGCAATACCATTTATGCAAAAAATACCATTTTGCAAATTAAGTGAATGGAATCATGACTTTTTTTAGATGTCATTTTAGAAGATTCAatattattttaccaaaatcTATAATTAATTCGAATTTTTGTGTTGTGTTTCCACCACTCTCTTGGATCGTGGCCATTATTGATTTTTAAcattatatataattcatttattaaaaaaaaattgaagtgcAAAATCTAGGTGTATGGTAGGTACATATGCCaccaaattttgggatttgattGTGATCCAATATCTATT
This genomic interval from Primulina huaijiensis isolate GDHJ02 chromosome 14, ASM1229523v2, whole genome shotgun sequence contains the following:
- the LOC140958005 gene encoding uncharacterized protein At1g15400-like encodes the protein MAGLQRSEVSFRRQGSSGLVWDDKIISGELSQLVNAKKETDGKQNRQENKEEASAEVAVVAENPGRVPELKIERSRSNGGGRGFRTGKVSPAVEPPSPKVSACGFCSAFGKNDKTRRRPSKPGKRVT